A single region of the Brassica rapa cultivar Chiifu-401-42 chromosome A03, CAAS_Brap_v3.01, whole genome shotgun sequence genome encodes:
- the LOC103858589 gene encoding protein PUTATIVE RECOMBINATION INITIATION DEFECT 1 isoform X1 produces the protein MFYDYHQLYLNIKIDGITGLKNVKYYLFLIMSKSMSVSLANLGRQQILPYQNRAYSQDCTVFRLNNNQPFETKNEDSHVQVSDHHLLREPVAADLNHLSPSPPCANGHRSTVSLRTDQGGTFCFLCFSDLVSNPRAPTVHVSYALHQLSIALSEPTFLRTLLSSHVRFLVSPLVNALSIFDDAPIASQIMDTISLLCSAEECSVSEEFVERVSAQLSSGALGWSRRQLHMLHCFGVLLSSEKIDINSHIIDKESLVCLLVEGLQLPSEEIRGEIFFVLYKFSALQFTEQDVDGAEILSSLSPKLLSLSLEALAKTQRDEVRLNCIALLTTLTQQGLLANSRTSPVSSMSLDEVDDDPMLTAETVTVRPCLDILFAEAIKGPLLSTDSEVQIKALDLIFHYVSQESVPSKQIEVLVEENVADYIFEILRLSECKDHVINPCLRVLDLFSLAELSFRKKLVIGFPSVIQVLHYVGEVPCHPFQVQTLKLVSSCISDFPEIASSSQVQEISLVLKMMLERYYSQEMGLFPDAFAIICSVFVSLMKTPSFAETPDVFKSLQDSLRHAVLVCLSLPEKDSTQISHAVYLLNKVYAYCTSPTSINNTGCIELRQCVIDVCVSHLLPWFLSDVNEVNEEAILGIMESFHFILLQNSDVQAMEFAEILVSADWFSFAFGCLGNFSSDKMKQRVYQMLSSLVDVLHRQKLGSHIRDALFCLPSDPQDLLFLLGQDSSNNQELASCQFAALVIFHTGWIHNDRLADDKLVFASLEQYILVNRTSLISDSPAVLQLVNLYSLCRSLQNKRYQISYSLEAERIVFHLLNEYDWDLGSCDIHLESLKWLFQQESISKGLTYQIQKISRNNLIGKEVHNVYGDGRQRSLTYWFAKMISEGDNYAATLLVNLLTHLAENGDKESDVISILNIMTTVVSKFPTASNHLSMNGIGNAIHRLVCSFRNSSMGTSFPTLLVLIFNILASVQPGVLKNDESWNAVFIKLLHYLSLRDTAITQPDHEGMMVIGILCLVLYHSSHGALLDSSRIIMVNSYLVSAINNVVDVACSRGPALTQSQDETEIWEALAFTLPLCFSSLRSLQIVLAGAVDWQTFCGPSSNLETLPVVCIHCHNLCRLMHFGTPQIKLMASYCLLELFTGLSQQIDIRKEQLRCSSSYLKAMKAVLCGLVFYDDIRVATNSALCLSMIIGWEDMEGRTEMLKTCSWYRFITEEMSVSLAMPCSASNTFVNHHKPAVYVTVAMLRLKNKPVWLRSVFDESCISSMIQNLNVTNISSEIVILFRELIQAQLLNSDQVTKLNLVFLASRKQMQRNGTLDETVEEQMQRTVSSIHDHGEVCSYLVDMMLSSSFGHTSGSEATCIQKKKQVLAEMEQFSELLSTRRDYVTDSRPCKVYTRQRKRIHAK, from the exons ATGTTTTATGATTATCATCAACTCTACCTAAATATTAAGATTGATGGAATAACTGGactaaaaaatgttaaatattatttgtttttaataatgtCGAAATCAATGTCAGTATCACTTGCAAATTTGGGTAGACAGCAAATTCTTCCGTATCAAAATCGTGCCTACTCTCAGGACTGTACTGTTTTCAGATTAAACAATAATCAACCATTTGAAACTAAAAACGAAG ATTCACACGTGCAAGTCTCCGATCATCATCTTCTCCGCGAACCTGTGGCGGCGGACCTCAACCATCTATCTCCCTCTCCGCCATGTGCCAACGGCCACCGATCAACAGTTTCTCTACGCACAGACCAAGGCGGAACGTTCTGCTTCCTCTGCTTCTCCGATCTCGTCTCCAATCCACGCGCCCCCACCGTCCACGTCTCCTACGCGCTTCACCAGCTCTCGATCGCTCTCTCCGAGCCTACCTTCCTCCGAACACTACTCTCCTCACACGTTCGCTTCCTCGTATCGCCTCTCGTTAACGCTCTCTCAATCTTCGATGATGCTCCGATCGCGAGCCAGATTATGGATACGATCTCTCTTCTCTGTTCCGCTGAGGAATGTTCCGTCAGCGAGGAGTTTGTGGAGAGAGTCTCTGCTCAGCTCTCTTCTGGTGCCTTGGGTTGGAGCCGACGACAGCTTCACATG CTTCATTGCTTTGGAGTTCTTCTGAGCAGTGAGAAGATAGACATCAATTCTCACATAATAGATAAAGAATCTCTTGTTTGCCTACTTGTTGAAGGTCTTCAATTGCCTAG CGAGGAGATCCGCGGTGAAATCTTTTTCGTTCTGTACAAATTTTCTGCTCTACAGTTCACAGAACAGGATGTTGATGGAGCTGAGATTCTTTCTTCATTGTCTCCTAAGCTCCTATCCCTATCCTTGGAGGCTCTTGCTAAGACACAGAGAGATGAGGTTCGCTTGAATTGTATAG CCCTTTTGACCACATTGACCCAGCAAGGTCTCTTAGCAAATTCACGTACAAGTCCTGTCAGCAGCATGAGCTTGGATGAAGTGGATGATGACCCCATGCTGACGGCTGAGACTGTAACTGTCAGGCCTTGTTTAGATATCTTGTTTGCTGAAGCCATCAAAGGTCCGTTGCTTTCCACTGACAGCGAGGTGCAAATAAAAGCCCTTGATCTTATCTTCCATTATGTGTCCCAAGAGAGTGTTCCAAGCAAACAGATTGAAGTTTTGGTAGAAGAAAATGTTGCTGATTATATATTTGAGATACTGCGGTTATCAG AGTGTAAAGATCATGTCATCAACCCATGCCTCAGAGTTCTTGATTTGTTTTCCCTAGCCGAGCTTTCCTTTCGGAAGAAACTTGTTATTGGGTTTCCTTCAGTCATCCAAGTGCTTCACTATGTAGGCGAAGTTCCTTGTCATCCTTTTCAAGTCCAGACACTAAAGCTTGTTTCTAGCTGTATTTCTGATTTCCCTGAGATCGCTTCAAGCTCTCAAGTTCAGGAAATTTCTCTGGTTCTGAAAATGATGCTTGAAAGATATTATTCTCAAGAGATGGGATTATTTCCGGATGCCTTTGCAATTATCTGCTCAGTCTTTGTTTCCCTAATGAAAACCCCATCTTTTGCTGAGACTCCAGATGTGTTTAAATCATTGCAAGACTCCCTAAGACATGCCGTTTTGGTATGTCTTAGTCTCCCTGAGAAAGATTCAACTCAGATCTCGCATGCAGTCTACTTGCTCAATAAAGTATATGCATACTGTACTTCACCAACATCCATAAACAATACTGGTTGCATTGAATTAAGACAATGTGTTATAGATGTGTGTGTATCACATCTACTACCGTGGTTTCTTTCTGATGTCAATGAGGTCAATGAGGAAGCAATTCTTGGCATAATGGAAAGCTTTCACTTCATTCTTCTTCAGAATTCAGATGTTCAGGCCATGGAGTTTGCGGAGATACTTGTTTCAGCAGATTGGTTCAGCTTTGCATTTGGATGTCTAGGAAACTTCTCTAGTGATAAGATGAAACAGAGGGTATATCAGATGCTCAGTTCCCTTGTTGATGTTCTTCACAGACAGAAATTGGGGTCGCATATCAGAGATGCTCTTTTCTGTCTTCCTTCTGATCCACAAGATTTGCTGTTTTTGCTCGGGCAAGATAGTTCCAACAATCAAGAGTTGGCTTCTTGCCAGTTTGCAGCTTTGGTTATTTTCCATACCGGTTGGATACACAATGACAG GCTTGCAGATGATAAGCTTGTTTTCGCTTCTTTGGAGCAATACATTCTTGTCAACAGGACAAGTTTAATCTCGGATTCTCCAGCTGTGCTGCAACTAGTGAATCTATATAGTCTTTGCAGGAGTCTTCAAAACAAGCGATACCAGATATCTTACAGTCTAGAAGCCGAGAGGATAGTCTTCCATCTACTAAACGAATATGATTGGGACTTGGGTTCCTGTGATATTCATCTAGAATCGCTCAAGTGGCTTTTTCAACAAGAAAGTATCAGCAAAGGTTTAACTTACCAGATCCAAAAGATTTCCAGGAACAACTTAATTGGAAAAGAAGTTCACAATGTATATGGAGATGGCAGACAGAGATCACTCACGTATTGGTTCGCAAAGATGATATCAGAAGGAGACAACTATGCCGCAACTCTTTTGGTTAACTTGCTGACCCACCTTGCAGAGAATGGAGACAAAGAGAGTGATGTTATctcaattttaaatataatgacGACGGTCGTTTCTAAATTTCCAACTGCCTCCAACCATTTATCCATGAATGGCATTGGGAATGCAATTCATAGACTCGTTTGTAGTTTTAGAAACTCATCCATGGGAACATCTTTCCCTACACTACTTGTGCTAATATTCAACATTCTAGCTTCTGTGCAACCTGGAGTGCTCAAAAATGATGAATCCTGGAATGCTGTGTTTATTAAG ttGTTACACTATTTAAGCTTGCGAGACACTGCCATAACACAGCCAGACCATGAAGGTATGATGGTGATTGGCATTCTTTGCTTGGTTCTGTACCACTCATCACATGGAGCACTTTTGGATTCTTCAAGAATTATCATGGTGAATTCGTACTTGGTATCGGCAATCAACAATGTTGTTGATGTAGCTTGCTCAAGGGGTCCAGCATTGACTCAGtctcaggatgaaactgaaatcTGGGAGGCTCTAGCATTCACATTACCTCTCTGCTTTTCCTCGTTAAGAAG CCTGCAGATTGTTCTCGCTGGAGCTGTGGATTGGCAAACTTTCTGTGGCCCATCGAGCAACCTGGAAACACTACCCGTAGTCTGCATCCATTGCCATAATTTGTGCAGGTTGATGCATTTTGGAACACCGCAAATCAAGCTCATGGCCTCTTATTGTCTCTTAGAGCTGTTCACTGGACTGTCACAACAGATTGACATTAGAAAAGAGCAACTACGTTGTTCATCGAGTTACCTTAAAGCAATGAAGGCTGTTTTATGTGGTCTGGTATTCTATGATGACATAAGAGTAGCCACAAACTCTGCGCTTTGTCTGTCCATGATAATAGGATGGGAAGACATGGAAGGAAGAACAGAGATGCTTAAGACCTGCTCATGGTACAGGTTTATTACAGAAGAAATGTCAGTGTCATTGGCCATGCCGTGTTCTGCATCAAATACCTTTGTGAACCACCACAAGCCTGCAGTCTATGTAACTGTCGCCATGCTAAGGCTGAAGAACAAACCGGTGTGGCTGAGAAGTGTTTTTGATGAGTCTTGCATCTCTAGCATGATTCAGAATCTGAATGTGACGAATATCAGCAGCGAGATTGTGATTTTGTTTCGAGAGCTCATTCAAGCTCAACTATTGAACTCCgaccaagtaaccaagttgaaTCTCGTATTCCTG GCAAGCAGAAAACAGATGCAAAGGAATGGCACTCTAGACGA
- the LOC103858589 gene encoding protein PUTATIVE RECOMBINATION INITIATION DEFECT 1 isoform X2, with product MFFLDSHVQVSDHHLLREPVAADLNHLSPSPPCANGHRSTVSLRTDQGGTFCFLCFSDLVSNPRAPTVHVSYALHQLSIALSEPTFLRTLLSSHVRFLVSPLVNALSIFDDAPIASQIMDTISLLCSAEECSVSEEFVERVSAQLSSGALGWSRRQLHMLHCFGVLLSSEKIDINSHIIDKESLVCLLVEGLQLPSEEIRGEIFFVLYKFSALQFTEQDVDGAEILSSLSPKLLSLSLEALAKTQRDEVRLNCIALLTTLTQQGLLANSRTSPVSSMSLDEVDDDPMLTAETVTVRPCLDILFAEAIKGPLLSTDSEVQIKALDLIFHYVSQESVPSKQIEVLVEENVADYIFEILRLSECKDHVINPCLRVLDLFSLAELSFRKKLVIGFPSVIQVLHYVGEVPCHPFQVQTLKLVSSCISDFPEIASSSQVQEISLVLKMMLERYYSQEMGLFPDAFAIICSVFVSLMKTPSFAETPDVFKSLQDSLRHAVLVCLSLPEKDSTQISHAVYLLNKVYAYCTSPTSINNTGCIELRQCVIDVCVSHLLPWFLSDVNEVNEEAILGIMESFHFILLQNSDVQAMEFAEILVSADWFSFAFGCLGNFSSDKMKQRVYQMLSSLVDVLHRQKLGSHIRDALFCLPSDPQDLLFLLGQDSSNNQELASCQFAALVIFHTGWIHNDRLADDKLVFASLEQYILVNRTSLISDSPAVLQLVNLYSLCRSLQNKRYQISYSLEAERIVFHLLNEYDWDLGSCDIHLESLKWLFQQESISKGLTYQIQKISRNNLIGKEVHNVYGDGRQRSLTYWFAKMISEGDNYAATLLVNLLTHLAENGDKESDVISILNIMTTVVSKFPTASNHLSMNGIGNAIHRLVCSFRNSSMGTSFPTLLVLIFNILASVQPGVLKNDESWNAVFIKLLHYLSLRDTAITQPDHEGMMVIGILCLVLYHSSHGALLDSSRIIMVNSYLVSAINNVVDVACSRGPALTQSQDETEIWEALAFTLPLCFSSLRSLQIVLAGAVDWQTFCGPSSNLETLPVVCIHCHNLCRLMHFGTPQIKLMASYCLLELFTGLSQQIDIRKEQLRCSSSYLKAMKAVLCGLVFYDDIRVATNSALCLSMIIGWEDMEGRTEMLKTCSWYRFITEEMSVSLAMPCSASNTFVNHHKPAVYVTVAMLRLKNKPVWLRSVFDESCISSMIQNLNVTNISSEIVILFRELIQAQLLNSDQVTKLNLVFLASRKQMQRNGTLDETVEEQMQRTVSSIHDHGEVCSYLVDMMLSSSFGHTSGSEATCIQKKKQVLAEMEQFSELLSTRRDYVTDSRPCKVYTRQRKRIHAK from the exons ATGTTCTTTCTAGATTCACACGTGCAAGTCTCCGATCATCATCTTCTCCGCGAACCTGTGGCGGCGGACCTCAACCATCTATCTCCCTCTCCGCCATGTGCCAACGGCCACCGATCAACAGTTTCTCTACGCACAGACCAAGGCGGAACGTTCTGCTTCCTCTGCTTCTCCGATCTCGTCTCCAATCCACGCGCCCCCACCGTCCACGTCTCCTACGCGCTTCACCAGCTCTCGATCGCTCTCTCCGAGCCTACCTTCCTCCGAACACTACTCTCCTCACACGTTCGCTTCCTCGTATCGCCTCTCGTTAACGCTCTCTCAATCTTCGATGATGCTCCGATCGCGAGCCAGATTATGGATACGATCTCTCTTCTCTGTTCCGCTGAGGAATGTTCCGTCAGCGAGGAGTTTGTGGAGAGAGTCTCTGCTCAGCTCTCTTCTGGTGCCTTGGGTTGGAGCCGACGACAGCTTCACATG CTTCATTGCTTTGGAGTTCTTCTGAGCAGTGAGAAGATAGACATCAATTCTCACATAATAGATAAAGAATCTCTTGTTTGCCTACTTGTTGAAGGTCTTCAATTGCCTAG CGAGGAGATCCGCGGTGAAATCTTTTTCGTTCTGTACAAATTTTCTGCTCTACAGTTCACAGAACAGGATGTTGATGGAGCTGAGATTCTTTCTTCATTGTCTCCTAAGCTCCTATCCCTATCCTTGGAGGCTCTTGCTAAGACACAGAGAGATGAGGTTCGCTTGAATTGTATAG CCCTTTTGACCACATTGACCCAGCAAGGTCTCTTAGCAAATTCACGTACAAGTCCTGTCAGCAGCATGAGCTTGGATGAAGTGGATGATGACCCCATGCTGACGGCTGAGACTGTAACTGTCAGGCCTTGTTTAGATATCTTGTTTGCTGAAGCCATCAAAGGTCCGTTGCTTTCCACTGACAGCGAGGTGCAAATAAAAGCCCTTGATCTTATCTTCCATTATGTGTCCCAAGAGAGTGTTCCAAGCAAACAGATTGAAGTTTTGGTAGAAGAAAATGTTGCTGATTATATATTTGAGATACTGCGGTTATCAG AGTGTAAAGATCATGTCATCAACCCATGCCTCAGAGTTCTTGATTTGTTTTCCCTAGCCGAGCTTTCCTTTCGGAAGAAACTTGTTATTGGGTTTCCTTCAGTCATCCAAGTGCTTCACTATGTAGGCGAAGTTCCTTGTCATCCTTTTCAAGTCCAGACACTAAAGCTTGTTTCTAGCTGTATTTCTGATTTCCCTGAGATCGCTTCAAGCTCTCAAGTTCAGGAAATTTCTCTGGTTCTGAAAATGATGCTTGAAAGATATTATTCTCAAGAGATGGGATTATTTCCGGATGCCTTTGCAATTATCTGCTCAGTCTTTGTTTCCCTAATGAAAACCCCATCTTTTGCTGAGACTCCAGATGTGTTTAAATCATTGCAAGACTCCCTAAGACATGCCGTTTTGGTATGTCTTAGTCTCCCTGAGAAAGATTCAACTCAGATCTCGCATGCAGTCTACTTGCTCAATAAAGTATATGCATACTGTACTTCACCAACATCCATAAACAATACTGGTTGCATTGAATTAAGACAATGTGTTATAGATGTGTGTGTATCACATCTACTACCGTGGTTTCTTTCTGATGTCAATGAGGTCAATGAGGAAGCAATTCTTGGCATAATGGAAAGCTTTCACTTCATTCTTCTTCAGAATTCAGATGTTCAGGCCATGGAGTTTGCGGAGATACTTGTTTCAGCAGATTGGTTCAGCTTTGCATTTGGATGTCTAGGAAACTTCTCTAGTGATAAGATGAAACAGAGGGTATATCAGATGCTCAGTTCCCTTGTTGATGTTCTTCACAGACAGAAATTGGGGTCGCATATCAGAGATGCTCTTTTCTGTCTTCCTTCTGATCCACAAGATTTGCTGTTTTTGCTCGGGCAAGATAGTTCCAACAATCAAGAGTTGGCTTCTTGCCAGTTTGCAGCTTTGGTTATTTTCCATACCGGTTGGATACACAATGACAG GCTTGCAGATGATAAGCTTGTTTTCGCTTCTTTGGAGCAATACATTCTTGTCAACAGGACAAGTTTAATCTCGGATTCTCCAGCTGTGCTGCAACTAGTGAATCTATATAGTCTTTGCAGGAGTCTTCAAAACAAGCGATACCAGATATCTTACAGTCTAGAAGCCGAGAGGATAGTCTTCCATCTACTAAACGAATATGATTGGGACTTGGGTTCCTGTGATATTCATCTAGAATCGCTCAAGTGGCTTTTTCAACAAGAAAGTATCAGCAAAGGTTTAACTTACCAGATCCAAAAGATTTCCAGGAACAACTTAATTGGAAAAGAAGTTCACAATGTATATGGAGATGGCAGACAGAGATCACTCACGTATTGGTTCGCAAAGATGATATCAGAAGGAGACAACTATGCCGCAACTCTTTTGGTTAACTTGCTGACCCACCTTGCAGAGAATGGAGACAAAGAGAGTGATGTTATctcaattttaaatataatgacGACGGTCGTTTCTAAATTTCCAACTGCCTCCAACCATTTATCCATGAATGGCATTGGGAATGCAATTCATAGACTCGTTTGTAGTTTTAGAAACTCATCCATGGGAACATCTTTCCCTACACTACTTGTGCTAATATTCAACATTCTAGCTTCTGTGCAACCTGGAGTGCTCAAAAATGATGAATCCTGGAATGCTGTGTTTATTAAG ttGTTACACTATTTAAGCTTGCGAGACACTGCCATAACACAGCCAGACCATGAAGGTATGATGGTGATTGGCATTCTTTGCTTGGTTCTGTACCACTCATCACATGGAGCACTTTTGGATTCTTCAAGAATTATCATGGTGAATTCGTACTTGGTATCGGCAATCAACAATGTTGTTGATGTAGCTTGCTCAAGGGGTCCAGCATTGACTCAGtctcaggatgaaactgaaatcTGGGAGGCTCTAGCATTCACATTACCTCTCTGCTTTTCCTCGTTAAGAAG CCTGCAGATTGTTCTCGCTGGAGCTGTGGATTGGCAAACTTTCTGTGGCCCATCGAGCAACCTGGAAACACTACCCGTAGTCTGCATCCATTGCCATAATTTGTGCAGGTTGATGCATTTTGGAACACCGCAAATCAAGCTCATGGCCTCTTATTGTCTCTTAGAGCTGTTCACTGGACTGTCACAACAGATTGACATTAGAAAAGAGCAACTACGTTGTTCATCGAGTTACCTTAAAGCAATGAAGGCTGTTTTATGTGGTCTGGTATTCTATGATGACATAAGAGTAGCCACAAACTCTGCGCTTTGTCTGTCCATGATAATAGGATGGGAAGACATGGAAGGAAGAACAGAGATGCTTAAGACCTGCTCATGGTACAGGTTTATTACAGAAGAAATGTCAGTGTCATTGGCCATGCCGTGTTCTGCATCAAATACCTTTGTGAACCACCACAAGCCTGCAGTCTATGTAACTGTCGCCATGCTAAGGCTGAAGAACAAACCGGTGTGGCTGAGAAGTGTTTTTGATGAGTCTTGCATCTCTAGCATGATTCAGAATCTGAATGTGACGAATATCAGCAGCGAGATTGTGATTTTGTTTCGAGAGCTCATTCAAGCTCAACTATTGAACTCCgaccaagtaaccaagttgaaTCTCGTATTCCTG GCAAGCAGAAAACAGATGCAAAGGAATGGCACTCTAGACGA